CGCCGCCCCCGTGGCCCAGGTCTACGCCGGACATCAGTTCGGAGGATTCGCCCCACGACTGGGTGACGGCCGCGCGCTGCTGCTGGGCGAGGTGATCGACCGAGACGGACAGCGACGCGACATCGCGTTCAAGGGGTCCGGTGCCACCCCGTTCTCACGCGGAGGCGACGGACTTGCGGCCCTGGGGCCCGTGCTGCGTGAGTACATCATCGGCGAGGCCATGCACGCCCTCAGAATCCCCACGACCCGCGCGCTCGCCGCAACGACCACCGGAGAGTGGGTCTACCGCGAGCGCCGCCTGCCGGGGGCCGTTCTCACCCGCGTGGCGGCGAGTCACATCCGTGTGGGCACGTTCGAGTACTTCGCGGCGCGAGGAGAACGCGACCAGGTGAGGCGTCTCGCCGACTACGTCATCGCGCGACACTACCCGGAGATCTCAGCGGAACCCCACCGATACGCGCGCCTCCTCGAAGCGGTCTGCGAGCGGCAGGCCGCGCTCGTGGCGAAGTGGATGCTCGTCGGATTCATTCACGGGGTGATGAACACCGACAACATGACCCTCTCCGGCGAGACCATCGACTACGGCCCGTGCGCCTTCATGGATCGCTTTGATCCTGCCACGGTGTTCAGCTCGATCGATCACGGCGGTCGCTACGCCTACGGCAACCAGCCCGGCATCGCGACCTGGAATCTCGCCCGCCTGGCCGACACGCTGCTCCCCCTGTTCGACGGGTTCGACGACACGCCCGAGCCCGCCGTCGAACAAGCCACCGATACGGTGAAGGGCTTCCTCGATCGATACTGGCGGCACTGGCTCACCGGCATGCGCGAAAAGCTCGGGCTCGAGCGCGCGCACGACGACGATCTCGAGCTGGCACGCGGATTCCTCGAGGTGATGAAGAAGGGCCGCACCGACTACACGCTGGTCTTCCGCGCGCTTGCTGACGCAGCCGAGGGAGATGAAGCCCCGCTTCGAACCCACTTCAAAGACGCGACCTCGATTGACAGCTGGCTCGAATCGTGGCGGAAACGCCTGTCGCTCGATGACGTCACGTCAGAGGCTCGGGCGCGGTCGATGCGCGCCGTGAACCCACGCTTCATCGCCCGCAATCACCGTGTCGAGGAAGCGCTCGAAGCGGCTGTGGAGAGAGACGACTACGGCCCGTTCGAGACGCTGCTGCAGGTTCTCGCCCGTCCCTTCGACGAGCAGCCTGACGCTGATGAATACGCCAGACCCTCGCCGGGACACGCCGACACCTACCAGACGTTCTGTGGCACGTGACGTGAGCGGCACACATGCGCTGGTCCCCTGAAAACGGCGACCTGCATGGTGAACCGTCTACTTGGGGGTGCTCCTGCGG
This sequence is a window from Pseudomonadota bacterium. Protein-coding genes within it:
- a CDS encoding YdiU family protein, with protein sequence MDGFYVPWQAAPATHPRLVKLNRDLARQLGLAEDALDSEIGARIFSGTETPEGAAPVAQVYAGHQFGGFAPRLGDGRALLLGEVIDRDGQRRDIAFKGSGATPFSRGGDGLAALGPVLREYIIGEAMHALRIPTTRALAATTTGEWVYRERRLPGAVLTRVAASHIRVGTFEYFAARGERDQVRRLADYVIARHYPEISAEPHRYARLLEAVCERQAALVAKWMLVGFIHGVMNTDNMTLSGETIDYGPCAFMDRFDPATVFSSIDHGGRYAYGNQPGIATWNLARLADTLLPLFDGFDDTPEPAVEQATDTVKGFLDRYWRHWLTGMREKLGLERAHDDDLELARGFLEVMKKGRTDYTLVFRALADAAEGDEAPLRTHFKDATSIDSWLESWRKRLSLDDVTSEARARSMRAVNPRFIARNHRVEEALEAAVERDDYGPFETLLQVLARPFDEQPDADEYARPSPGHADTYQTFCGT